The genomic DNA GTCATCAGGGAGATTGAGTCCACGGTCGGTCAGATTGATGTGCTGGTGAACAATGCCGGTTACGGCCATGAAGGGATTCTGGAAGAGTCCTCTCTGGCAGAGATGCGCCATCAGTTTGACGTGAACGTTTTTGGCGCAGTGGCAATGATCAAAGCGGTCCTGCCGGGTATGCGTGAACGCCGTCGCGGGCATATCATCAATATTACGTCGATGGGGGGATTTATTACCCTGCCCGGCATCAGCTACTACTGCGGCAGTAAGTTTGCGCTTGAGGGCATTTCAGAAACGCTCGGCAAAGAGCTGGCTCCGTTCGGCATACACGTCACTGCCGTGGCACCCGGCTCATTCCGCACTGACTGGGCGGGACGTTCAATGGTACGCAGCGCCCGCACTATTGCGGACTATGACACCCTGTTCGAACCTATTCGTCAGGCCCGGGAGGAAAAAAGCGGGAAACAACCCGGCAATCCCACAAAGGCGGCTCAGGCCATGCTGGCGTTGCTGGAAAACCCGAATCCACCCGCGCATCTGTTGTTAGGCAGTGATGCCCTGGGCCTGGTTCGTCAAAAACTGGCAGCCATGAGTCAGGAGATCGATCAGTGGGAAAATCTTACCCGTTCAACCGATGACTGAACCGTTTGCGTCCGAACAAACAGCCTGACCGGGGATGGCCGTTGACACCAACGGCCATTTTCTCTGGCGTTCCGGACAGGAGAATGGAGCAGATTTGGATTCAGAGGTCGGGCACCATCCAGTTGAACATTAACGGGTTATCAGCTGGCTGCCGCATCCTTCGGGATGTCGCAGCCAGCTGAGCGTGTTGTATTACCGGTGGGAGAAGCGGGCCGGGTTCGCTGAGCGAACGGAGGCGCGACGGATGAGCCGGATACTCAGCGCTGCCCCGATAGCCAGGCAAGCGGCCATCGTCAGAAGCGCGATGATAAAGGCATGAGTGATCGCTTCACTGCTGTGACCGTTATCCAGCATGCTGTAGAAAATACCGCCAATAAGGGCGACGCTTAGCGCAGTGCTGATTTGTAAGGCGGCGCTGGTTACGCCAGCGATCATCCCTGAAAATTGTGGCGCAACCTGGCCGGTTACCATCCGCACCAGGGTTGGCATCGCCAGTCCCTGACCCAGCCCGGTCACAAAAAGAAGCGGGGCGAGCGGCAGCATAGCGGGCTGACTGCCCGTCAGCGTGGTGGCAATCAACCATCCCAGGCCTGCCAGGCCTGCGGTTTCGCATCCCATCCCGATTGCGCTCAGGTAATTACCGGTAAATCGCCTCAGCCAGGGTGTCAGTAACGGACCGATCAGAAAACCAACGCCAAAGGGCAGGAAAACCGTGCCTGCACTCAGCGCGTTTAAATGTAAGGCACCCTGCAGATAGACAGAAAACAGCATAAAGAACGCGCCGATAGAATAAAACAGTAAAACAATGACCAGTCCCTGGCCCAGCCCCGGTGCACGTAAAACGTCCGGATTAAGTAGTGGTGATCCCCCCTTGTGACTGAGCCGCTGCTCATAGCGCCATAACAGCGTGGCCAGCAGCGGGAAAATCAGAAACCACATCCACGTCCACCAGGGCCATCCCGCTTCACGGCCTTCGATCAGCGGTACAATCAGCGTGCTCAGCGTTAATGTGGCCAGCAGTGTGCCGACAGGGTCAAGCCGCTGCGCCGCCCGCGCCCGTGTCTCTTTCAGCAGCGGCAGGCCAAAAAGAATGACCAGCAGCGCCACCGGCAGGTTAACGAGAAAAATAGCCCGCCAGCCCAGATGAAACAGATCGGCAGAAATCAGAATACCGCCCAGCACCTGTCCGATCACCGAGGCCAGACCAAACACGGCACCATAGATACTGAGCGCTAACGGTCTCTCCGCTTCAGGAAAAATGGCCTGTACGGAAGCCAGTGCCTGGGGAGCCATAATGGCGGCCGTCGCGCCCTGTAAGATGCGTCCGGCAATCAGTGCCCAGGGTGACCAGGCAAAACCGCACAGCAAGGATGCTGCAGCAAAACCCATCAGCCCGAGAAAGAACATCTTCCCGCGACCATAAATATCTCCCAGCCGGCCGCCGGTAATTAACGTCACGGCATAAACAGCAGCATAGGATGAAATCACCAGCTGTTCCGCAGAGGAAGAGGTGCTGAGGTCTTGCTGAATAGCAGGCAAGGCCACGTTGACGATAAAGAAATCGAGCGGCGGCAAAAATGCCCCGACCAGTAAAATGACAAACATCGCCCAGCGATGTGGCTCGGCTTGCGGGATGCTAAGTGCCGACATAGGTCACTCCTTATGGAACGTCGCCCCCGATAAAGGGCGAATGGTAATCACAGAATGTGCAGGTAACCTGACAGAACGGGGCCGCCGCCCGGCAGAAACGACACGACGAACCGGTCAGCGCATCCCGCCAGAGGCGAGAATCACCTCACCAGTGATCCAGGCAGCCTCGTCTGAGGCGAGAAAGGAGACAATCGGTGCCACATCCTATACCTGACCAATACGGCCGAGCGGCGTCTGCTCTTCATTCCATCTCTGGAAGTCTGAGTTCATCGCGCCTGCGCGATGGCTTCCTTCGGTCTCGATCAGGCCGGGATTGACCGCATTAACACGAATCCCCCGTGGGCCCAGCTCTTTTGAAAGCACACCGGTAATGGCGTCAATCGCGCCTTTGGCCCCGCTGTAGATGGCGCTCTCAGCAATAAAGACGCGGGTGACGAACGAACTGATGTTGATAATGCTGCTACCTTTACCCAGGTGCGGCACGGCTGCGGCGCTGACCAGTAGCGGCCCCAGAACATTAATATCGAACTGCCTGCGGTAGAGCGTCTCAGTGCTCTCCTCGATGCTGGCGAACTGATAAACCCCGGCATTGTTCACCACAATGTCCAGCCGCCCGAAAAATTCGAGGGTGGTGTTGATAAGCGTCTCAACCTCTGGCTGGCGGGTGACATCCGCCGCAACGGCTATCGCCTTTCCACCGGCGGCTTCAATCTCCGCAACCACCTTCTCAGCACCGTTTCTGTCTGAGACGTAATTAATGACAACGTCTGCACCGTCAGCGGCAAGCTGTCGGGCTATCCCCGCGCCGATACTTTTTGACGCCCCGGTGACGAGGGCAACTTTGCCTTCGAGTCTGTTCATAAACTCAGCTTCCTGTAATGGCCGCCTGAAGCGACGGGATGGGAAAAGCTATGGTGATACCTGCAAAGTTGTTTGAGAACTGACACTTTTGTATATTGGGTGTTCATTTTTGAACGGCGGGTGCTGGGTATGGAGTGGGGAGATGTTCAGGTATTTCTTGCCGTCATCCGAAACGGCTCGTTCGGCAAGGCAGCGTTGAGTCTGGGCGTGAGTCATCCGACGGTCGGACGCCGCATCAAAGCGCTTGAGGATGAGGCGCAGCAGTCGCTGTTCCGGCGCACAAAGGACGGTCTGGTGCTGACAGATGCCGGTGATGGGGTCATGAAGCTGGCAGAAGCGATGGAAAATTCCGCGCTGGCAATGGAGCGTCGGCTGGCGGGTAATCACGACCGGTTAGAAGGGATATTGCGAATATCAGCCGCAGAATGGTTTACCAACACTGTGCTGGCCCCCGTGCTGGGTGAACTGGCGCGCCGTCATCCGGCCATTGTGCCGGAGGTCATTGCCAGTTTCCGGCTACTCGATCTGTCGCGCCGTGATGCCGATATCGCGTTTCGTATCGTCCCTTTCACCGATCCGGATATTGTCCAGCGCCGTCTGATGAGTGTGCCCTACGCACTTTACGGGACGCCAGAAACGGCTCAGGCGCTGCTGACAGCGCCCTCTTCGGTGGGGCTGATTCTGATGAATACCGGACAGTCACACTTTCCTGATGTCTCCTGGCTT from Pantoea sp. Lij88 includes the following:
- a CDS encoding oxidoreductase; translation: MSSVKTILITGVSSGFGLALAREALHAGHRVIGTVRNREALQAFEALNAERAVGRLLDVTDFERIEEVIREIESTVGQIDVLVNNAGYGHEGILEESSLAEMRHQFDVNVFGAVAMIKAVLPGMRERRRGHIINITSMGGFITLPGISYYCGSKFALEGISETLGKELAPFGIHVTAVAPGSFRTDWAGRSMVRSARTIADYDTLFEPIRQAREEKSGKQPGNPTKAAQAMLALLENPNPPAHLLLGSDALGLVRQKLAAMSQEIDQWENLTRSTDD
- a CDS encoding MFS transporter; this encodes MSALSIPQAEPHRWAMFVILLVGAFLPPLDFFIVNVALPAIQQDLSTSSSAEQLVISSYAAVYAVTLITGGRLGDIYGRGKMFFLGLMGFAAASLLCGFAWSPWALIAGRILQGATAAIMAPQALASVQAIFPEAERPLALSIYGAVFGLASVIGQVLGGILISADLFHLGWRAIFLVNLPVALLVILFGLPLLKETRARAAQRLDPVGTLLATLTLSTLIVPLIEGREAGWPWWTWMWFLIFPLLATLLWRYEQRLSHKGGSPLLNPDVLRAPGLGQGLVIVLLFYSIGAFFMLFSVYLQGALHLNALSAGTVFLPFGVGFLIGPLLTPWLRRFTGNYLSAIGMGCETAGLAGLGWLIATTLTGSQPAMLPLAPLLFVTGLGQGLAMPTLVRMVTGQVAPQFSGMIAGVTSAALQISTALSVALIGGIFYSMLDNGHSSEAITHAFIIALLTMAACLAIGAALSIRLIRRASVRSANPARFSHR
- a CDS encoding LysR family transcriptional regulator, yielding MEWGDVQVFLAVIRNGSFGKAALSLGVSHPTVGRRIKALEDEAQQSLFRRTKDGLVLTDAGDGVMKLAEAMENSALAMERRLAGNHDRLEGILRISAAEWFTNTVLAPVLGELARRHPAIVPEVIASFRLLDLSRRDADIAFRIVPFTDPDIVQRRLMSVPYALYGTPETAQALLTAPSSVGLILMNTGQSHFPDVSWLLERFPQSRPAFKSTSRAVQAQMCQRGMGVAVLPQPLGDATPGLQRIATPDFPPSRDIWVGYHQDLRHMDRLRALLDIADTMLS